From one Flavobacteriales bacterium genomic stretch:
- a CDS encoding LEA type 2 family protein gives MKKLLLSLVLIISIISCDVNKDPEYKGLGKVKIESINAKHATLLVDAKYFNPNDLGGKIDRVEVDVLIDNRKVATVNTANSFDVEAKKDFTVPMRVNIPLSKIYGESTGILGSVLNAVQNKEIKIQYKGKLVFDFEAFFYTHEMDDSIDFTLKK, from the coding sequence ATGAAAAAACTTCTTTTATCATTAGTACTTATTATAAGTATTATTTCTTGTGACGTAAATAAAGATCCAGAGTATAAAGGTCTAGGTAAAGTTAAAATCGAATCTATAAACGCAAAACACGCTACACTTCTAGTGGATGCAAAATATTTTAACCCTAATGATCTTGGAGGAAAAATAGACCGTGTAGAAGTAGATGTATTGATCGATAACCGAAAAGTGGCAACAGTAAATACTGCCAACTCTTTTGATGTTGAGGCAAAAAAAGATTTTACAGTTCCTATGCGTGTGAATATTCCCTTAAGTAAAATTTATGGGGAATCTACAGGAATACTGGGTTCTGTTTTGAATGCCGTACAAAACAAAGAGATAAAAATTCAGTACAAAGGAAAATTAGTGTTCGATTTTGAGGCTTTTTTCTACACCCACGAAATGGATGATTCTATAGATTTTACGCTTAAAAAATAG
- a CDS encoding carboxypeptidase regulatory-like domain-containing protein, with product MLRNLLLIFLVTGLSFSAFAQTLRGVVTDAASGETLIGANIVVKNGETIVKGAATDIDGRYQINGIDAGTYNVEISYVGYSPIKKAGVIITPTGITNVNAALQEGGLMDEVELVSHVDPIIKDEQITTISAEKIKEAPIRNLNALASSGSSGIDQTDRNGGLNVKGGRGGEVVYFVDGVKQRGSSLNLPQQALDQMNVIIGGVPAEYGDGASGIISVVTRGPSSVTAGGIDFETSQFLDPYGYNRLGGYFTTPLIWKDKDAKIPLIGVFASAQLLYQGDYSQSRYIYKIKDEVLDNARKNPLIITGNPNAPIVNPTLSYIRSSDIEKLDHLEGATSLGLTSQTKFDVKLGEYSRLKVGGTFTLNNTDQMSRALIFANPDYEYKTKSSNLSAYATFQQFFQNESEDGEKATIQDAMYTLHADYSLNNLTQESPKHEDNLFRYGYAGKFTPKQRDAFLPFNYRNNEYTVFNKITGEEETVRIQSTSDEPFPDNSTFSHVIRFAGATPESFSFTPSSINENHANLASQYFGFANPLTTGSINSLPQGVRNGTSPASLLSLWSNVGINPGSRFKQKVSQFRFTGSTSGSIGNHNLKMGFEFEQRSYKTYNVGASNLWNVARLVENSHLSGANYKYEFNGEYNQQNQAILDAIPLYEESQIVGYAKNVRDRFGLSYDKPVYTDAMNPDDLSIDLFSQEQIYDQGLASGLGYDLYGNEITGSQPTFNDFLTDSLADGTLTRKTSAFEPIYIAGYIQDKLTFNDMILSVGIRVDRYDANQPVLKDKYTIYDARTASEVNFDKFGATRPSAIGDDFVVYVDDEDNPKSITAYRDGDNWYDAQGNRVTDLQKIAGASGSPIPYLTEDAKEGGLVKNSFVTDKAFTDYEPEVVVMPRIAFNFPISDEAKFFANYDLLTQRPGTGNGIFNPGQILDIARRSTSVRSSANPDLKMQKNTNYEVGFKQKLTDISAISLSAFYREQRDMIQITQVTNAYPISYTLFDNRDFGTTKGFTLEFEKRVGENDNLSLTANYTLQFADGTGSNSATAAGLIRAGIPNLRQTLPLSFDTRHTLKAQIRYGFPSGDAYNGPAKLKNVLQGMSIFLLGNVASGRPYTLGGIPYASQETGAATSPSIKGTVNGSRLPFRYNIDLSLSKRFTIAREGKKDIGMRVYAGVQNLLNTENILSVFRATGNSNDDGWLSSPQGQDKINALGDQGNTYVDFYNTRLDNPYRYSSPRTIRVGVSFEF from the coding sequence ATGCTGAGAAATCTACTCTTAATTTTTTTAGTTACAGGGCTGTCCTTTAGTGCGTTTGCACAGACCCTGCGAGGTGTGGTTACAGATGCTGCCAGTGGTGAAACATTGATCGGTGCGAACATTGTCGTCAAAAACGGAGAGACTATTGTAAAAGGTGCAGCCACTGATATTGATGGTCGTTATCAAATAAATGGTATTGATGCCGGAACATATAATGTGGAAATTTCATATGTTGGTTATTCTCCAATAAAAAAGGCTGGAGTAATAATTACTCCAACGGGAATTACCAATGTTAATGCAGCTCTCCAAGAAGGAGGTTTGATGGATGAGGTTGAACTAGTCTCTCATGTTGATCCTATAATTAAGGATGAGCAAATCACGACTATTAGTGCTGAGAAAATCAAAGAAGCTCCAATTAGAAACTTGAATGCATTAGCATCTTCAGGTTCTAGTGGTATCGATCAAACAGATAGAAATGGTGGTCTGAATGTAAAAGGAGGTCGAGGTGGCGAAGTTGTTTACTTTGTTGACGGAGTGAAACAGAGAGGATCAAGTTTGAATCTTCCTCAGCAAGCCTTGGATCAGATGAATGTAATTATTGGAGGTGTCCCTGCAGAATATGGAGATGGAGCTTCTGGGATTATTTCAGTTGTTACGAGAGGTCCTTCATCAGTAACAGCAGGTGGTATCGATTTTGAAACCTCACAATTCTTAGACCCTTATGGGTATAATAGATTAGGAGGATATTTTACGACTCCACTTATTTGGAAAGATAAAGATGCTAAAATTCCATTAATTGGAGTTTTTGCGTCTGCGCAATTACTTTATCAAGGAGATTATTCACAATCTAGATATATATACAAAATTAAGGATGAGGTATTAGATAATGCAAGAAAAAATCCGTTAATTATCACGGGGAATCCAAATGCACCAATTGTTAATCCTACATTGAGTTATATAAGATCATCCGATATCGAAAAATTAGATCATTTGGAGGGTGCTACGTCATTAGGATTAACTTCTCAAACCAAATTCGATGTTAAGTTGGGAGAATATTCACGTCTAAAAGTTGGTGGGACCTTTACTTTAAATAACACGGATCAAATGAGTAGAGCCTTGATTTTTGCCAATCCTGATTATGAATATAAGACAAAATCATCTAATCTTAGTGCTTATGCCACTTTTCAACAATTTTTTCAGAATGAATCTGAGGATGGTGAAAAGGCTACTATTCAGGATGCAATGTATACACTTCATGCCGACTATTCGTTAAATAATTTAACACAAGAAAGTCCTAAACATGAAGATAATCTTTTTAGATACGGTTATGCAGGGAAATTTACGCCAAAACAAAGAGATGCTTTTCTTCCATTTAATTACAGGAATAATGAATATACGGTATTTAACAAAATCACAGGAGAAGAAGAAACGGTAAGAATTCAATCTACAAGTGATGAGCCCTTTCCAGACAATAGTACATTTTCTCATGTTATAAGGTTTGCGGGAGCAACTCCAGAGTCATTTTCATTTACGCCTAGCAGTATTAATGAAAATCATGCAAATTTAGCATCACAGTATTTTGGTTTTGCTAATCCTTTAACAACTGGATCAATCAATTCTTTGCCACAAGGAGTAAGAAATGGTACAAGTCCTGCTTCTTTGCTGTCTTTATGGTCTAATGTAGGTATAAACCCAGGGTCTAGATTTAAACAAAAAGTTTCTCAATTTAGATTTACTGGTTCAACATCAGGATCAATCGGGAATCATAACCTAAAGATGGGGTTTGAATTTGAGCAGAGATCATATAAAACTTATAATGTAGGAGCGTCTAATTTATGGAATGTTGCTCGTTTGGTTGAAAACTCTCATTTATCTGGGGCTAATTATAAATATGAATTTAATGGTGAATATAACCAGCAGAATCAAGCAATATTAGATGCGATTCCATTATATGAGGAAAGTCAAATTGTAGGGTACGCCAAAAATGTTCGTGACCGTTTTGGATTAAGTTATGATAAGCCTGTTTACACAGATGCCATGAATCCTGACGATTTGAGTATTGATTTATTTAGTCAAGAACAAATTTACGATCAAGGTTTAGCTTCTGGTTTGGGATATGATTTATATGGAAATGAAATCACAGGTTCACAACCTACTTTCAACGATTTTCTTACGGATTCTCTTGCAGATGGAACATTAACGAGAAAAACTTCAGCATTTGAACCAATTTATATTGCAGGATATATTCAAGACAAATTGACATTCAATGATATGATTTTGAGTGTAGGTATCCGTGTTGATAGATACGATGCAAATCAGCCAGTTCTTAAAGATAAATATACTATTTATGACGCAAGAACTGCTTCAGAAGTTAATTTTGACAAATTTGGAGCGACTCGTCCAAGTGCAATTGGTGATGATTTTGTTGTGTATGTAGATGATGAAGATAATCCAAAATCTATTACAGCCTATCGAGATGGAGATAACTGGTATGATGCCCAGGGTAATAGAGTTACAGATTTGCAGAAAATTGCAGGAGCTTCAGGGTCACCAATACCATATCTTACTGAAGATGCAAAAGAAGGCGGTTTAGTAAAAAACTCTTTTGTAACAGATAAAGCTTTTACTGATTATGAGCCAGAAGTAGTTGTAATGCCAAGAATTGCATTTAACTTCCCAATATCTGATGAAGCTAAGTTTTTTGCAAATTATGACCTCTTGACTCAAAGACCTGGGACAGGGAATGGGATTTTTAATCCTGGTCAAATATTGGATATAGCCCGTAGATCTACAAGTGTTCGTTCAAGTGCAAATCCAGATTTGAAAATGCAAAAAAACACAAATTACGAAGTAGGTTTTAAACAGAAGTTAACAGATATCTCTGCTATTTCATTATCTGCATTTTATCGAGAGCAAAGAGATATGATTCAGATTACACAAGTAACAAATGCTTATCCAATTTCTTATACTCTATTCGATAATCGAGATTTCGGTACTACAAAAGGATTTACTTTAGAGTTTGAAAAAAGAGTAGGTGAAAATGATAATTTAAGTTTAACAGCAAATTATACATTACAGTTTGCTGATGGAACAGGATCAAATTCTGCTACGGCAGCTGGTCTAATACGAGCAGGTATTCCTAATTTACGACAAACATTACCATTAAGTTTTGACACCAGACATACATTAAAAGCTCAAATTAGATATGGCTTCCCATCTGGGGATGCGTATAATGGTCCTGCGAAATTGAAAAATGTTTTGCAAGGAATGTCTATATTTTTATTGGGTAATGTTGCTTCTGGACGTCCATATACATTAGGTGGAATACCATATGCCTCACAAGAAACAGGAGCGGCTACTAGTCCTTCTATAAAAGGTACGGTAAATGGTTCAAGACTACCATTTAGGTACAATATTGATTTATCATTATCCAAAAGATTTACGATTGCTCGTGAGGGAAAGAAAGATATAGGAATGAGAGTTTATGCTGGAGTTCAAAACTTATTAAATACAGAAAATATTTTAAGTGTATTTAGAGCAACAGGTAATTCTAATGATGATGGTTGGTTGAGTTCTCCACAAGGTCAGGATAAAATTAATGCATTGGGAGACCAAGGAAACACTTATGTTGATTTTTATAACACACGCTTAGATAATCCTTACAGATATTCGTCTCCAAGAACAATACGTGTTGGTGTAAGTTTTGAGTTTTAA
- a CDS encoding YicC family protein translates to MLQSMTGYGKAQGTFKNKKILVELKSLNSKQSDIYARIPGFYKSFELDFRNAISKKLHRGKMELSISVEQQGGELASKINMAVVSNYIEQLKNLEASEDYLAIAMRLPEALVQSKEEIPKEEVNLVQKLIQEAASELNQYRTQEGEKTQKELFGYIENIQNLLQEVAPFEEERIQTIRERILSNLDKHIDSVKVDKDRFEQELIFYIEKFDISEEKVRLKANCELFLQVANTDNPLKGKKLAFVCQEIGREVNTLGSKANHAELQKIVIQMKDELEKIKEQTFNIL, encoded by the coding sequence ATGTTGCAATCAATGACGGGCTACGGAAAAGCCCAAGGTACGTTTAAAAACAAGAAAATTCTTGTAGAATTAAAATCTTTAAACAGTAAACAATCGGACATTTACGCAAGAATCCCTGGTTTTTATAAAAGCTTTGAACTCGATTTTAGAAATGCTATTTCCAAAAAATTGCATCGTGGAAAAATGGAACTTTCTATTTCGGTTGAGCAACAAGGTGGTGAACTGGCTTCAAAAATAAATATGGCAGTGGTGTCAAACTATATTGAACAACTCAAAAATCTTGAAGCTTCAGAAGATTATCTTGCTATTGCCATGAGATTACCAGAAGCCTTGGTTCAATCCAAAGAAGAAATCCCCAAAGAGGAAGTAAATCTTGTACAAAAGCTTATTCAAGAAGCCGCTTCAGAACTGAACCAATACAGAACTCAAGAAGGAGAAAAAACCCAAAAAGAACTTTTTGGATACATAGAAAATATTCAAAATTTACTCCAAGAAGTAGCACCTTTTGAAGAAGAAAGGATTCAAACGATTAGAGAACGTATATTATCAAATTTGGACAAACATATCGATTCTGTAAAAGTGGATAAAGATCGATTTGAGCAAGAATTGATTTTTTATATCGAAAAATTTGATATTTCCGAAGAAAAAGTACGCCTCAAAGCTAACTGTGAACTCTTCTTACAAGTTGCCAATACAGATAATCCTCTTAAAGGGAAAAAACTAGCGTTTGTTTGTCAAGAAATAGGAAGAGAAGTCAATACTTTAGGTTCAAAGGCAAACCACGCAGAATTGCAAAAAATTGTCATCCAAATGAAAGATGAACTCGAAAAAATAAAAGAGCAAACATTTAATATTTTATAA
- a CDS encoding YraN family protein, producing the protein MDKLEYGRWGERMAHHFLMKKGYVILYRNWRFLKAEVDMIAYFEGRIVLVEVKSRWNNNFGRPASFVSNKQLDMICFAGEKFLEKHQFQNELQIDVIEIVGKPDTYSIEHFPGWR; encoded by the coding sequence ATGGATAAATTAGAATACGGCAGATGGGGAGAACGCATGGCACATCATTTTTTGATGAAAAAAGGCTATGTAATTCTTTACCGCAACTGGCGTTTTCTAAAAGCAGAGGTAGATATGATCGCCTATTTTGAAGGGCGAATTGTTTTAGTAGAAGTCAAAAGCCGATGGAACAATAATTTTGGTCGCCCTGCTTCATTTGTATCCAACAAACAGCTGGACATGATCTGTTTTGCGGGAGAAAAATTTCTAGAAAAACATCAATTCCAAAATGAATTGCAAATAGATGTCATAGAAATAGTAGGAAAACCAGACACCTATTCCATTGAGCATTTCCCTGGGTGGAGATAA
- the ligA gene encoding NAD-dependent DNA ligase LigA, whose translation MQNPKDRIEQLTKELRAHNHRYYIEDQPIISDYEFDKLLEELQKLEEKYPEWASTNSPTKRVGGSISKDFANRKHLYPMLSLSNTYNKEELLEFDQRIKKGTGRDAIEYVCELKYDGAAVSLLYENGELIAATTRGDGVQGDEITDNIRTISSIPMVLQNPKELPKRFEIRGEVIMLLDGFHALNESRKKAGFPPFANPRNTASGSIKMQDSQEVAKRPLDCFLYFVNTDEEWANTHQEGLDLAQKAGFKVPKYHETCENIEEVWNFIQYWKEEKANLNFEIDGIVIKVNNYQDQKELGFTSKSPKWAIAYKFPAERQSTQLISVSYQVGRTGAITPVAKLEPVWVAGTVVKRASLHNAQIIDELDLHEKDFVWIEKGGEIIPKITGVITEKRNEEAQKIEYIQQCPSCEMHLIQNEGEAQHFCPNKEHCTPQIIGMFEHFVARKAMDMDGFGTERIKMLFENEFLKSFSDFFKLKNHREDLIGMTRYLTKEDSGFSFEGQLQIPLERALYALEIGNLSSKDWKELDLTQTKWETLSEDLKLMPISEDKKKKIDIDLQKINVSIKSSLKNYLSLNDFVSILFSDELFPPDMTEIPSYLYLDEYGEYFIKKHPQKAKILEKSFGRIADRSKVSLQEKSVDKLIEGAEKSKEKPFEKVLFALGIRHVGETVAKTLAKHFKNIDNLAKANKEEIINIHEIGEAIADSVVDWFSKEEHLQEIETLRALGLHLEKEEEEVFEGSSPIMGLKIVVSGKFQEIKRNDLKALIEQMGATNTSSISKNTDLVVVGENMGPSKKEKAEKLEIKMLSEEDFLKLINYNG comes from the coding sequence ATGCAAAATCCTAAGGATAGAATAGAACAACTCACAAAAGAGCTTAGAGCACATAATCACCGATATTATATAGAAGATCAACCGATTATTTCAGACTATGAGTTTGATAAACTTTTGGAAGAACTTCAAAAACTGGAAGAAAAATATCCGGAATGGGCTTCAACAAATTCTCCAACAAAACGTGTGGGAGGTTCTATCTCAAAAGATTTTGCCAATAGAAAGCATCTCTACCCTATGCTTTCCCTTTCCAACACTTACAACAAAGAAGAATTATTGGAATTTGATCAAAGAATCAAAAAAGGAACAGGTAGAGACGCTATAGAATATGTTTGCGAGCTAAAATATGATGGTGCAGCAGTAAGTTTGCTCTACGAAAATGGAGAGCTTATTGCCGCAACCACTAGAGGAGACGGAGTTCAAGGAGATGAAATAACCGATAATATTCGTACGATTTCTTCTATTCCTATGGTGCTCCAAAATCCCAAAGAACTTCCCAAAAGATTTGAAATTCGTGGAGAAGTCATTATGTTACTCGATGGGTTTCACGCTTTAAATGAAAGTCGAAAAAAAGCAGGCTTCCCTCCTTTTGCAAATCCAAGAAATACGGCTTCGGGTTCTATAAAAATGCAAGACAGCCAAGAAGTTGCCAAAAGACCTTTAGACTGTTTTCTTTACTTTGTAAATACAGATGAAGAATGGGCAAACACCCACCAAGAAGGTTTGGATTTAGCCCAAAAAGCAGGCTTTAAAGTCCCTAAATACCATGAGACTTGTGAGAATATTGAAGAAGTTTGGAATTTTATCCAATACTGGAAAGAGGAAAAAGCAAATCTCAATTTTGAGATCGATGGAATTGTCATAAAAGTAAACAATTACCAAGACCAAAAAGAACTGGGCTTTACTTCCAAAAGTCCGAAATGGGCAATTGCCTATAAATTCCCAGCAGAAAGACAATCTACCCAGCTTATTTCTGTGTCTTACCAAGTGGGAAGAACAGGAGCTATTACTCCTGTGGCAAAACTAGAACCTGTGTGGGTAGCAGGAACGGTGGTCAAAAGAGCCAGCTTGCATAATGCACAAATTATTGATGAACTAGATCTGCACGAAAAAGATTTTGTTTGGATAGAAAAAGGGGGTGAAATTATCCCAAAAATAACCGGCGTAATCACCGAAAAAAGAAACGAAGAAGCTCAAAAAATAGAATATATTCAACAATGCCCGAGCTGTGAAATGCACTTGATACAGAACGAAGGAGAAGCACAACATTTTTGCCCAAATAAAGAACATTGTACGCCTCAAATTATTGGAATGTTTGAGCACTTTGTTGCCCGCAAAGCCATGGATATGGATGGTTTTGGGACAGAAAGAATCAAAATGTTATTCGAAAACGAATTTCTCAAAAGTTTTTCAGATTTTTTCAAACTCAAAAATCATCGAGAAGATCTTATAGGAATGACTCGTTATCTTACCAAAGAAGATAGTGGTTTTTCTTTTGAAGGTCAGCTACAGATTCCACTAGAACGAGCACTTTATGCCTTAGAAATTGGAAATCTATCTTCTAAAGATTGGAAAGAATTGGATCTAACCCAAACCAAATGGGAAACTTTGTCTGAAGATCTAAAATTGATGCCAATTTCAGAGGATAAAAAGAAGAAAATAGATATTGATTTACAGAAAATAAATGTTTCGATAAAATCCTCCTTAAAAAACTATTTATCTTTAAATGATTTTGTTTCTATTCTGTTTTCTGATGAACTGTTTCCGCCAGATATGACAGAAATCCCTAGCTATCTTTACTTAGATGAATATGGAGAATATTTCATAAAAAAACATCCACAGAAAGCCAAAATACTTGAAAAATCTTTTGGGAGAATTGCTGACAGAAGCAAGGTTTCTCTCCAAGAAAAATCCGTTGATAAACTGATAGAAGGAGCCGAAAAATCTAAAGAAAAACCTTTTGAGAAAGTCCTTTTTGCTTTAGGGATTCGTCATGTGGGCGAAACGGTAGCCAAAACCTTGGCAAAGCATTTTAAAAACATCGATAACTTGGCAAAAGCCAATAAAGAAGAAATTATCAATATTCATGAAATAGGCGAAGCTATAGCAGACAGTGTGGTCGATTGGTTTTCAAAGGAAGAGCATCTTCAAGAAATTGAAACACTAAGAGCATTAGGGCTTCATTTGGAGAAAGAAGAGGAAGAAGTTTTTGAAGGTTCAAGCCCTATTATGGGATTAAAAATAGTGGTTTCTGGTAAGTTTCAGGAAATCAAAAGAAATGACTTAAAAGCACTTATTGAGCAAATGGGTGCTACCAACACTTCTTCTATCTCAAAAAACACCGACCTAGTAGTTGTGGGAGAAAATATGGGACCTTCCAAAAAAGAAAAAGCCGAAAAACTGGAAATAAAAATGCTTTCGGAAGAAGACTTTCTAAAATTGATAAACTACAATGGATAA
- a CDS encoding thioredoxin family protein yields MNTLKKHFGKGMSYEQFYKEQESLAKEGKTSGELQLDNLINYTKINAQRMRKWDKRYQPSENITTAVQSINESEKWLLLTESWCGDAAQVLAQIAKIANKNENIDLEILYRDENLELMDQFLTNGGRSIPKLIRVNSETGELINHWGPRTAQASEIVKRNKEMGQPYDKELHLWYAKHVNESFEEEFKKTIDNN; encoded by the coding sequence ATGAATACTTTAAAAAAGCACTTTGGAAAAGGAATGAGCTATGAGCAGTTTTATAAAGAACAAGAGTCTCTAGCGAAAGAAGGGAAAACATCTGGTGAACTTCAATTAGATAATCTAATTAACTATACCAAAATAAATGCCCAAAGAATGAGAAAGTGGGACAAAAGATACCAACCTTCAGAAAATATTACAACTGCTGTGCAAAGCATCAATGAATCTGAAAAGTGGCTCCTACTCACGGAATCTTGGTGTGGCGATGCCGCTCAGGTTTTAGCACAGATTGCTAAAATAGCGAACAAAAATGAGAATATTGATTTAGAAATTCTCTATCGAGATGAAAATCTAGAATTGATGGATCAATTTTTAACCAACGGCGGGAGATCTATTCCAAAACTCATTCGGGTGAATTCTGAAACTGGTGAATTAATTAATCATTGGGGACCAAGAACTGCTCAAGCTAGCGAAATTGTAAAGCGAAATAAAGAAATGGGGCAACCTTATGACAAAGAACTCCACCTTTGGTATGCAAAACATGTGAATGAAAGTTTTGAAGAAGAATTCAAAAAAACAATAGACAACAACTAA
- a CDS encoding heavy metal translocating P-type ATPase metal-binding domain-containing protein codes for MEEKKAKECYHCGSPCEDIIVEDKKNFCCTGCVSVYKILNESDMCEFYDLSDKNKFQAQIEDQSKFAFLKEEKVANSLLMFKDQNFAQVEFYIPNIHCSSCIWLLENLQKLDESISWSRVNFTKKMVHIQFKHQEIDLFRLVNLLNHIAYAPKITLDSKDNKKDDSKKKKLYKLGIAGFFWGNIMFLALPEYLTDNWVSHNDLRMFFQYLSGFFAIPVMFYSGWEYFESAYKGIRSKYVNIDFPIALGLIVIFLRSWYEVISQTGTGYFDSLTALVFFLLLGKMFQDRTYHFLSFDRDYKSYFPIAVTKIFKDGIEKNIPLGEVTEKDLLLIRNDEIVPADSILSKGEAYIDNSFVTGESTLIQVEVGDKIFAGGRQKGASIEVIVENVVDQSYLTKLWSHDIFQKNTQKNIQSFTDRISKYFTLVVLLIATIAFMFWFPKDPGGAFQVVAAVLIVACPCALALAAPFTHGNILSWFSRNKLFVKDALSVERMSEVTDIVFDKTGTLTISNEKDISCSQEEIEKDTLGVLKTITRQSNHPVGRMIYDFLPEASLIRPDSFVEASEQGATLIFQGKEYKLGLPTYLEMDLGREQNKTRLYWSVDGEIGGFFQIHNHYRADMKKVMESLKKDYRLHILSGDNEGEKERLDQMLGKHVKLNFNQSPHEKLEYIQGLQQKGRKIAFIGDGLNDAGGLQQSEFGMSISENINSFSPACDAILDAEKFQKFTQFMRLSRISKKIIYASFVFSFAYNIVGLAFAIAGKLSPIVSAILMPISSISIVVFVTLLSTYWAKKVLR; via the coding sequence ATGGAGGAAAAGAAAGCAAAAGAATGTTATCATTGTGGAAGCCCATGTGAGGATATCATTGTTGAAGATAAAAAGAACTTTTGTTGTACAGGTTGTGTATCTGTTTACAAGATTCTCAATGAATCGGATATGTGCGAATTCTATGATTTGTCTGATAAAAATAAGTTTCAAGCACAAATAGAAGATCAATCCAAGTTTGCTTTCCTAAAAGAAGAAAAAGTTGCCAATTCGCTTTTGATGTTTAAAGATCAAAACTTTGCACAAGTAGAGTTTTATATTCCCAATATTCATTGTAGTTCTTGTATTTGGCTCTTAGAAAATCTTCAAAAACTCGATGAGAGTATTAGTTGGTCTAGGGTGAATTTTACTAAAAAAATGGTTCACATTCAGTTCAAACATCAAGAAATTGACTTATTTAGACTTGTAAATCTCCTCAATCATATTGCATACGCTCCAAAAATCACACTTGACTCAAAAGATAATAAAAAAGATGATTCCAAAAAGAAAAAGCTCTACAAACTAGGAATTGCAGGTTTTTTCTGGGGAAACATTATGTTTCTTGCCTTACCTGAGTACTTAACAGATAATTGGGTTAGTCACAATGATTTGCGAATGTTTTTTCAATATCTCAGTGGTTTTTTTGCCATTCCAGTCATGTTTTATTCGGGTTGGGAATACTTTGAATCTGCCTACAAAGGAATTCGTTCAAAATATGTCAATATAGATTTCCCTATTGCCTTAGGACTTATCGTTATTTTCTTGAGGAGTTGGTATGAAGTAATTTCTCAAACAGGAACTGGATATTTTGATTCGCTAACTGCCTTAGTGTTTTTTCTTTTGCTGGGTAAAATGTTTCAAGACAGAACCTATCATTTTCTTTCTTTTGACAGAGATTATAAATCCTATTTCCCCATTGCCGTTACCAAAATATTTAAAGACGGAATCGAAAAAAACATTCCCTTGGGAGAGGTAACTGAAAAAGATCTTCTTCTCATTCGTAATGACGAAATAGTTCCTGCAGATAGTATTTTATCAAAAGGTGAAGCCTATATAGACAATAGTTTTGTTACAGGGGAATCTACTTTAATACAAGTAGAAGTAGGTGATAAAATATTTGCAGGAGGAAGGCAAAAAGGCGCTTCTATTGAAGTCATTGTAGAAAATGTGGTGGACCAAAGTTATTTAACAAAACTATGGAGCCATGATATTTTTCAAAAAAATACGCAAAAGAATATCCAAAGTTTTACAGATCGCATTAGTAAATATTTCACGCTTGTAGTATTGCTCATTGCCACCATTGCCTTTATGTTTTGGTTTCCAAAAGACCCAGGTGGAGCCTTTCAAGTAGTTGCCGCCGTCTTGATAGTTGCTTGCCCATGTGCACTAGCACTGGCAGCTCCGTTTACACACGGAAATATTCTTTCTTGGTTTTCTAGAAACAAACTCTTTGTAAAAGATGCGCTCTCTGTAGAAAGAATGAGCGAGGTTACCGATATTGTTTTTGATAAAACAGGAACACTCACCATCTCCAATGAAAAAGATATCAGTTGTTCTCAAGAAGAAATAGAAAAGGATACACTGGGTGTTCTCAAAACCATTACCAGACAATCCAACCACCCTGTGGGAAGAATGATTTATGATTTTCTTCCCGAAGCTTCATTAATTCGTCCAGATTCTTTCGTGGAAGCCTCAGAGCAAGGTGCAACACTTATTTTTCAAGGAAAAGAATATAAACTGGGCTTACCTACTTACCTAGAAATGGATTTAGGCAGAGAACAGAATAAAACCCGACTTTATTGGTCTGTTGATGGTGAAATTGGTGGTTTTTTTCAAATTCATAATCATTATAGAGCTGATATGAAAAAAGTGATGGAATCCTTAAAGAAGGATTATCGACTTCATATTCTCTCGGGTGACAATGAAGGTGAAAAAGAGCGTTTGGATCAGATGCTTGGAAAACACGTAAAACTCAATTTTAATCAAAGTCCTCACGAAAAACTAGAATATATTCAAGGTTTACAACAAAAAGGAAGAAAAATTGCCTTTATTGGCGATGGACTCAATGATGCAGGAGGGCTACAGCAAAGCGAATTTGGGATGAGCATTTCTGAGAACATCAACAGTTTCTCCCCTGCTTGCGATGCCATTTTGGATGCCGAAAAATTTCAGAAATTCACCCAATTTATGAGGCTCAGCAGAATTTCGAAAAAAATTATCTACGCAAGTTTTGTATTTTCATTTGCCTATAATATTGTTGGATTAGCATTTGCCATAGCAGGAAAACTCTCTCCTATTGTTTCGGCGATACTCATGCCCATTAGCTCTATTTCTATAGTGGTCTTCGTAACCTTATTGAGTACTTATTGGGCAAAGAAGGTTTTGAGGTAA